In Trichoderma asperellum chromosome 1, complete sequence, a single window of DNA contains:
- a CDS encoding uncharacterized protein (BUSCO:EOG092D03RY) — translation MQPHNMENPENGLSAHHSGPADSQTAISRPFTLQESLPYSPQTLTVPFVSEIIPDPNIGFGSPAPSVSDLFPQHDFGRLNSEALGQPHLPRNTKQAVDLVLHEIKPSQRTHYNFKSIITGQATSRPGSLSHGLSPIARAVYEKVGGYFKATKPNLASPQAVSVNGDKGRVVPKSEVPSGVIDTPPAATDNRKAQRQNQSRIEVLISSRRDFDPSAYVDPTGTSYPIRASPEPPNRQPLSTLSVTPEDSLNASSATLDANSIKPASIRVELPSFNIKKDEYLEVAVLPSAPEDLSVSKTAQQLAAGNQGLVSSASLDQQQRADTALEALELLMRSVFSAVGRALGMDSGYDHVVTLTSDNTVTMNSATHQKIQSAIQKAIALKCFNRVPVEGLLQIMKLSDASLKLADDLDIRVDDSWDEASMESWVQQLPEVELGMRAARTCLRILSGGREDKQLYSENVINRCVTIFKNVTEDIIIPLVELRNSGPSANLFKMTLKHRKAVSSTFLSCQKLFASLAELVTKVELSETVFNTLEFTASKLIFVENAYFEKDSAVGVQRFDGMRSVAMDMLCQIFMIKPEQRQGIIDDILTSLEKLPVGKQSSRHFKLSEGGNIQPVSALLMRLVQASSGMVEENESGRAAVLQAINGKEDKMDEGEEDEGELGGERHKKNPMMPSINSDDQGAQQHAVAIQELEAAAAPLSEGASRNASYIVNFIVKRAIGSTKSGDTPYRNLLDLFVEDFTTCLDSPDWPSAELLLRLLMLMMVQLFEAPKTPAPAKNMALELLGTMSAAISRLRSHVKRTANTFETTDTDGLSRYLAALACHVLEQKSSFESIVAWDGPYRATLEFLQARLSDDPYLFSAVSFLITDWATRLYMGYDVIQENEDERDWELGRLAYRLRMMIQDRRWLSNEYTFKAVSSVQAKLSYSIILLRSPFFESFSKILNILLGSMAGDQATVRSKSLKSITQVLETDPSILDGDSMVIQLILDCSSDSSTQVRDSALGLIGSCITLRPALESPLTPKIIDRFQDAGVGVRKRAMKLARDIYLRNHDNAIRSAIANGLLRRVQDPDDTVRDLARQMIEEVWFAPFYGDDNSAAFQTSLTEHVALIIQTVKTGSVTEILDKVFQAILRPKDKSLDGPFSVCSHLVNSMFTLVDSGESEEGRPAGRDALQVLTIFAKADPKLFNLEQIRLLKPHLATFSGVDELAAFRAVTVIYKRVLPQLPTVNSEFLTDIRLQLLKGVGKISSRGALDDLIACTKVTCDLLNNFAPLANLVASGLLGIQKLGAGAAVLDSKRINHLCAYAIIVGSVGKHCDLDQQMQVFKARFPKWQGDSVPRLIVDVLIPFASPSQPLEARKASLEAIGLVCQSWPRNYVLAKVYTAFQQVFQEESPVLETMILKSFKEFLLTEERRSEAAAESGAKEKKRELTVMGGTNFDDVASATTQRFLKDITRIALASQDELAFLAMEVLGSINRQGLTHPKETGITLMTLETSSNRKIAELAFMEHRSLHEKHETVLEREYVKAIQSAYNYQRDIVKDSHGAIPDVFQPKLHLMMEVLKISKMKNRQRFLEKLCSQVNFDIAQLDAKPEMPPHLDFARFIIENLAFFEYQTVGELQTVVNTMEKIVSTTGAAVAHLIESEVFDVRLDLDQTEQDQVTDQLMSETVEAHASAEGAPLVGVKVDPNRLRQLTTGAIILSCLWEARTHLRRLYGMGTNRHDSKAKALAKDLNKMPLKVQGVHGERFWDEVTSHFSSLESINKMAQKCKVFVELMNVDKELKVQDDDEEMALDGPSTPPSDGEEGEEEAPERGRKRKGSGTPGGRKKRARSGSQPRKRGRTNKSGASRDDDEDMEWI, via the exons ATGCAGCCACACAATATGGAGAACCCTGAAAACGGGCTCAGTGCCCACCATAGTGGCCCGGCCGATTCTCAAACCGCAATTTCGCGACCGTTCACGCTGCAAGAATCTCTGCCTTACTCTCCCCAGACTTTGACCGTGCCCTTCGTTTCTG AAATTATCCCAGATCCCAACATCGGGTTTGGCTCTCCAGCCCCATCCGTTTCCGACCTCTTTCCTCAACACGACTTCGGCCGACTGAACAGCGAGGCTCTTGGGCAGCCTCACTTGCCGAGGAACACGAAGCAGGCAGTTGACCTGGTACTGCACGAGATAAAACCTTCGCAGAGGACACACTA CAACTTCAAGTCTATCATTACAGGGCAAGCGACTTCTCGACCTGGTAGCCTCTCACATGGGCTATCCCCCATTGCGCGAGCGGTATACGAGAAAGTCGGTGGTTATTTTAAGGCAACCAAGCCAAACCTTGCGAGTCCTCAAGCTGTTAGCGTCAACGGCGACAAAGGCCGGGTGGTTCCAAAGAGCGAGGTACCGTCTGGCGTCATTGATACCccaccagcagccacagATAATCGCAAGGCACAAAGACAAAACCAGTCGAGGATAGAGGTGCTGATATCCTCAAGAAGGGACTTCGATCCATCAGCGTATGTTGACCCTACCGGAACTTCCTATCCTATTCGGGCTTCTCCTGAACCACCAAATCGGCAACCTCTCTCGACGCTATCTGTGACGCCGGAAGACTCGCTCAATGCCAGCTCAGCAACTTTGGATGCGAATTCTATAAAGCCTGCCTCAATTCGGGTGGAGCTTCCATCTTTCAATATTAAGAAAGACGAATATCTGGAGGTTGCGGTTCTACCATCTGCCCCCGAGGATCTTTCCGTCAGCAAGACAGCGCAACAGCTAGCAGCTGGTAATCAAGGTCTTGTTAGTAGCGCTAGTCTTGACCAGCAACAACGAGCTGACACTGCCCTCGAAGCACTTGAGTTGCTCATGCGCAGCGTTTTCTCAGCGGTGGGGCGTGCTCTTGGAATGGACTCAGGATATGACCACGTCGTGACGCTGACCTCTGACAACACCGTCACCATGAATAGTGCAACGCATCAGAAAATCCAAAGTGCCATCCAGAAAGCTATTGCCCTTAAGTGTTTCAATAGAGTTCCTGTGGAGGGCCTCCTTCAAATTATGAAGCTGAGCGATGCCAGCCTGAAGCTTGCTGATGACTTGGATATTCGTGTTGACGACAGTTGGGATGAAGCTTCTATGGAATCGTGGGTTCAGCAGCTGCCAGAGGTTGAGCTGGGGATGAGGGCTGCACGTACTTGCCTGCGAATCCTATCCGGAGGCCGAGAGGACAAGCAGCTGTACTCAGAGAACGTCATCAATAGATGCGTCACCATTTTCAAAAATGTTACCGAAGATATAATAATTCCTCTTGTGGAGCTGCGGAACTCGGGGCCTTCTGCCAACTTGTTCAAGATGACTTTGAAGCATAGAAAAGCCGTGTCGTCTACGTTTCTCAGCTGCCAAAAGTTGTTTGCCTCACTAGCGGAGCTGGTTACCAAGGTGGAACTCTCAGAAACCGTTTTCAACACCCTAGAATTCACAGCCTCTAAGCTCATCTTCGTTGAAAACGCCTATTTTGAAAAGGATTCAGCAGTCGGGGTGCAGCGGTTTGATGGTATGCGCAGCGTTGCTATGGACATGCTCTGCCAAATCTTTATGATCAAGCCCGAACAGCGACAAGGTATTATCGACGATATTCTTACGTCTTTGGAGAAGCTTCCTGTCGGAAAGCAGAGTTCACGACACTTCAAACTTTCCGAGGGCGGAAATATCCAACCCGTGTCCGCGCTGCTCATGCGATTGGTTCAGGCCAGCTCTGGGATGGTTGAAGAGAATGAAAGTGGCCGCGCGGCAGTGCTTCAGGCCATCAATGGTAAAGAGGACAAAATGGACgaaggcgaggaagacgaaggagAACTGGGGGGCGAGAGGCACAAAAAGAACCCAATGATGCCGTCCATCAACAGCGATGACCAAGGGGCGCAACAGCATGCTGTTGCAATCCAGGAGCTCGAGGCAGCTGCCGCCCCTCTCAGTGAAGGAGCCAGTCGAAACGCTTCCTATATTGTCAACTTCATTGTGAAACGCGCCATCGGATCAACCAAGTCGGGTGACACGCCGTACCGCAATCTTTTGGACCTCTTTGTTGAAGACTTTACGACATGCCTTGATTCTCCAGATTGGCCATCGGCCGAACTGTTACTGCGCCTTCTCATGCTTATGATGGTACAACTATTCGAGGCACCAAAAACTCCTGCCCCTGCGAAGAACATGGCTCTTGAGTTGCTAGGTACCATGAGCGCAGCGATATCTCGTCTCCGGTCACACGTCAAGCGGACTGCCAACACGTTCGAAACCACAGACACCGATGGTCTCTCGCGGTATCTAGCGGCGCTGGCATGCCACGTCCTTGAGCAAAAGAGCTCCTTTGAGAGCATTGTTGCCTGGGACGGACCATATCGAGCTACACTGGAGTTCCTTCAGGCTCGTCTATCAGACGACCCATACCTATTTAGTGCTGTTTCATTTCTCATCACCGACTGGGCCACTCGACTGTACATGGGTTACGATGTGATTCAGGAAAacgaagatgagagagaCTGGGAGCTTGGACGCCTTGCTTACAGATTGCGAATGATGATTCAAGATCGTCGCTGGTTGTCTAACGAGTACACTTTCAAGGCCGTGAGCTCGGTTCAAGCGAAGCTCTCCTACTCTATCATTTTGCTACGCTCTCCTTTCTTCGAGTCGTTTAGCAAGATTTTGAACATTCTACTTGGCTCCATGGCTGGTGACCAAGCAACAGTTCGCAGCAAAAGTCTGAAGAGTATTACTCAAGTCCTCGAAACAGACCCATCTATTTTGGACGGTGACTCCATGGTAATTCAACTCATATTGGATTGTTCTAGCGATTCCTCTACGCAAGTGAGAGATTCCGCCCTCGGTCTTATAGGAAGCTGCATTACACTGAGACCAGCCTTGGAATCGCCATTGACGCCCAAGATCATTGACCGCTTCCAAGACGCTGGTGTTGGCGTCAGAAAGCGAGCCATGAAACTTGCGCGTGATATTTATCTTCGCAATCACGACAACGCCATTCGCAGCGCCATAGCCAACGGCCTACTCCGACGTGTACAAGATCCCGATGATACTGTCCGCGATCTTGCCCGTCAGATGATTGAGGAAGTGTGGTTTGCCCCCTTCTACGGCGACGATAACAGCGCTGCGTTCCAGACCTCTCTCACTGAGCATGTAGCCCTGATTATCCAGACAGTAAAGACAGGTAGTGTCACAGAAATTCTCGACAAGGTGTTCCAGGCTATCCTTCGACCAAAAGATAAATCGTTGGATGGCCCATTTTCAGTTTGTTCTCACCTGGTGAACAGTATGTTTACACTGGTTGACAGTGGAGAGTCGGAAGAAGGACGTCCAGCAGGCCGTGATGCTCTGCAGGTGCTCACAATCTTTGCCAAGGCGGATCCTAAATTATTCAACCTTGAACAGATCCGGCTTCTTAAACCCCATCTCGCAACTTTCAGTGGTGTCGATGAGTTGGCAGCATTCCGAGCAGTTACCGTTATTTACAAACGCGTACTTCCCCAGCTACCCACTGTCAACTCAGAGTTCCTAACCGACATTCGTCTTCAACTCTTGAAGGGCGTCGGAAAGATTTCTTCCCGCGGCGCTCTGGATGATCTCATTGCGTGTACCAAAGTAACTTGTGATTTACTAAATAATTTTGCACCTTTGGCCAACTTGGTCGCGTCAGGTTTACTGGGCATTCAAAAGCTAGGAGCAGGAGCCGCGGTGCTGGATAGCAAGAGGATTAATCATCTCTGTGCTTACGCCATCATTGTTGGCAGTGTTGGCAAGCATTGCGACCTGGACCAACAGATGCAAGTATTCAAGGCCCGGTTCCCCAAATGGCAGGGAGATTCGGTCCCTCGACTGATTGTGGATGTACTGATTCCATTTGCCTCGCCTTCGCAGCCATTGGAGGCACGCAAGGCATCCCTTGAGGCGATTGGTCTGGTTTGCCAATCCTGGCCGAGAAATTACGTCTTGGCTAAGGTCTACACAGCTTTCCAACAGGTTTTCCAGGAAGAGTCTCCTGTTCTCGAGACCATGATACTGAAGTCCTTCAAGGAATTTCTTCTTACAGAAGAGAGACGgtctgaagctgctgccgagTCCGGcgcgaaagagaagaagcgagagcTGACGGTCATGGGAGGAACTAACTTTGACGATGTTGCCAGCGCTACCACGCAAAGGTTTCTCAAAGATATTACGCGAATTGCTCTAGCAAGCCAAGACGAACTTGCATTTTTAGCAATGGAAGTACTGGGCAGTATTAACCGCCAAGGTCTGACGCATCCCAAGGAAACAGGAATCACATTGATGACGCTGGAGACATCTTCGAACCGGAAAATTGCAGAGCTGGCATTTATGGAACATCGGTCTCTACACGAAAAGCACGAAACAGTGCTTGAAAGGGAATACGTCAAGGCCATACAGTCAGCATACAACTACCAGCGAGATATTGTCAAAGACTCTCACGGAGCGATTCCTGACGTCTTCCAGCCCAAGCTGCATCTTATGATGGAAGTCTTGAAGATCAGTAAGATGAAGAACAGGCAGCGCTTTTTAGAGAAGCTGTGTAGCCAAGTCAACTTTGACATTGCGCAGCTGGACGCGAAGCCAGAGATGCCACCGCACCTGGATTTCGCCCGGTTCATCATCGAAAACCTCGCCTTCTTCGAATACCAAACGGTTGGAGAACTCCAAACAGTCGTGAATACAATGGAGAAGATTGTAAGCACGACCGGTGCAGCAGTAGCCCATTTGATTGAGTCCGAAGTATTCGACGTGCGCCTCGACTTGGATCAGACAGAGCAAGACCAGGTTACCGACCAGCTGATGAGCGAGACCGTTGAAGCCCATGCAAGCGCAGAGGGAGCGCCTCTGGTCGGTGTCAAGGTGGACCCAAATCGACTTCGCCAGCTAACGACTGGGGCTATCATCCTGTCTTGCCTCTGGGAAGCTCGCACGCATCTTCGACGTCTCTATGGTATGGGGACTAATCGACACGATAGCAAAGCGAAGGCGCTCGCGAAAGACCTGAACAAAATGCCACTGAAGGTCCAAGGAGTTCATGGAGAGCGATTCTGGGATGAGGTGACATCACACTTTAGCAGCCTGGAGTCGATTAACAAGATGGCTCAGAAATGTAAGGTCTTTGTGGAGCTCATGAACGTCgacaaggagctcaaggtgcaagacgacgatgaggagatgGCATTGGATGGACCAAGCACCCCACCAAGCGAcggcgaagagggagaagaagaagcacccGAAAGGGGCCGCAAGAGAAAAGGCTCAGGCACTCCCGGAGGCCGAAAGAAGCGTGCACGTTCGGGATCTCAGCCACGCAAACGAGGCCGGACAAATAAATCAGGGGCTTCacgcgatgatgacgaagatatGGAATGGATTTAG